The genomic region TGTTTGGAACGCAAACTGGCCAAGAAGATAAAAGCGTGAACATATATGCATATATTTGTGGCTTGTTgctattttgttatttatttaagcaTCCCCGCCATTTTACCCCCATCCAAGGtgatggagaaaatgttcgacgaaggcaaaaaaatggaacaaagtgaaaaataatagataggATCGGGATTTGGCAATTAGTAAAAGTAAACTAAAGGTGAAGTATGACTGTGCTTTCTCCCGATACGCGAAACCGATGTTGTCTTGTCGGCAAGTGAGTGTTTTAGTAGGAACCGGAAGCGAAACCGAATATCGACGTAAGGCACCTCCTTCCAAAAGAATTATTGTGGCAAAGAGTGAAGAAGCGGAAAAATGGTTGAGAAAAGATGCCAATGTTAtcaagaaggaagaaaagagtcacaaaattaatttattaaacgAAAACTTTACAGAACACATTGCGATAACGTTTCGAAAGATGGAAAACCGGTTTTACAACAGAAAACAAGTGGACGTGACGGGGGAAAACGGTATAAACGATTTCGCGAACGCAGTAGAGTAGAAGCACTGGGACAAGTTTTGCCAACACGTATGCGTGCAGTACATTGATTGTCTTTGTATTTTAATGAGAAGCGTATTTTAagaaaacgtagaaagtattCTAAACTGACGCGACGTTTCCCATCGGGGGAATGGGAAAGTAAATGGTGGCAACTGACAGGAGAAAACCGTGAGTTTTCCCTTTAGCTGGAAGGAGGCTGGAGTATCTGTTAGCTTGTAATCCCCGGGAGCAACCCGAGCCTCCATGACCGATATATGGCTTATATTTATTGCGTGCgtattgtgtgcgtgtgtgtgtcagtgtgTGCCGTTGCAAGATACGGAGATATTTATGTTTAAGAGTCTTTTTATTTACCCCCACAGCATGAAACCGTTAAAATGTTGAGTATATATTGTATGTTTAATATATTAAACCTGGTCTGATAACCGAAAGGGAAACGACTGTTCGAGTTTGTATAGTTCCGGTACGCGGGCGTGATGTATTCGTATcttcctgttttttccatcgttagAGGCTAGTAAGTTGAGGGCAAAAACTAAAATCGTTGAGAACGCATTTAAATGCGCTATCTCACACCTTGATAAGAAATCGTTTTGTATATGCATAGTAATATGTACGCCTGCATGTAACTGTATATTTGTTACGTATCACCCGGATGTAAGTTAGGAAATTCTTTCAGTCTTCtgaaacaataattttcccccaaatatttttaaagacCACTATTGAAAAGTGAGTCTAATTatacaataaaaaattgtgagcgaaaataaaaagcaagTTATGTCTGGCGAGCACGACAGCAAGTTTgtggaaaagaggaaaatttaAAGATCGTTTACGGTACAAACACCTTCCAAACTAACGTCCCACGTGGTTGCTTGTAATCATGGTGGGAATAGAAAGCACTGTTTGTAACATACGATCACGCGGAGAAGACAAGAGAGAGGGTGATAATTAAATGGCGAACCTATTTCCagcaaaaatacacacacacacacacatgttgtttcgaacggaaccgaaaagaaagaacatcagtttgagaaaaaaattgaacaattGGAAACAAGCGTAATACAGCCCATAGCGATTGAAATGAGGCCGATACTAAGAGTAAACTGtatatggaaaataaaacaacaacaaaaaaacaccgtcagaaaagaaacaaataatgtTAATGTGATTCATTATAAAATGCATTTAAGACTTACACTGCAAGCAGTAtctaaatgttttaaacatgTATTGTAATAGCATGAAAAATTTGACCGAAAACCGGGATGTGAACATTTCAGCTAGTATCGACCCTTCTAATACCGTTTTCACGAGCCGCTCGAACGAAAGTAAGTACGGAACATGGTGGAGACTCGGGATCCCTTAGCAAGGATCCGTGCAGTGCGGAGTTTAATGGTCCACTGGATGTTTGAAATGGCATTTGTGCAAGAAAGGACCGATAAGCACACTGCACAAGCAAGCCGACTCTTTAGCTTAATCTATTGAATCTTGTCTGTTGGCCAATGAGGTGGAAAATATGGGCCGCAGGTTGGGTAAACTCGgacgaaattgaaataaagtaaatgaaaattaaagaaaaaaacagaaaggcCAACGACAAAGACGTGTATTAAGTGTggaaaacttattttaaaaccAATAACAAAAGGAAGTAAAGCTGTAAAAAAACCTGAAGAAAAAACCCGAAATACAACACACCAAGTGATCAAACAAGGTAAAAATTTGAAGTGCATCTGATGGGCACTAGATGGGAGGATGCCCAAAAAGTTTaggaacggaagaaaaaaaaccattagcACACGTGAAAAAGTAGAGGGCCAGTGTTTTGGATGCAGCGGGAATTTAGAAGTGATGTTGAACGAAAGAACTAAACTGCaactgaaataaaattgtaatgtTACCAAACTTGAGTACCATGGGTTTTGAGAATATATCACGCGTCAAATTGGGTAAGTGTAGATCAGGTACTGTTATCGAAATTTTGTCCATACCCCGTATATTACACGGAATGGTCCAATAAGGACAGTCGAATTGATTATGATACAAaggcaaattttatttcttgcagTGGATTTAGTACCTAGTACCTCAGCCTAGTATTACACAATTCGCCTGAAAACGTCCAAATTCTCCTGatccaaaaacaacaaattgaaCACGTCGTTATAAAACTCTGGGTAGTACTCGCATGCTCGCTGGCAGTCTGGTGTAAAGTTGACCTCCAGCAGCTTCGGTTGCACCTTCGTGCCCGCCTCGGTCCACTCGAGCATCAGATCAACGGCGTACAGCGCACGAGACTGTGCGCTTGTCCCGATTCCGCACGGTGGCCCGAGCTTGGTGGCTCCCAGCAACATCTCCTTCAGCATGTCGCAGATGTCCGTCTCGATCTGATCCCACGGATGACGCGGGTACTGCGTCAACCAGCAGCGCACGAACTCATCACACTTCATGTGCCGCAGCGTGTATTGGCCGTAGTTCATCACGGTGAAGTGCTTCTCGTAGTCGTCGAAGTCGTCCAGCTGGAAGGGTTTGTTGGCGAAACGCAGGAAGAAGTTGGTGTACACGTAGGCGCACGGTTCGTCGACACTCTTCACCAGCAGCACGTACCGGATATCGAACTTGACGCTTGCCTCCAGCTCGGCCCGCTCAAACAGCACCGGATGCTCGATGTACTTCTGCGCAATCTTCGGGCCCGTCTGCTGCAGGCGCATGATTTTCGACAGGTTGTCCGTGATGTGCGTGTCGAGCGTACGGGCCAGATTCCATGGCTTGATGATCCAGTGGTTGTCCATGCCACGCTGCGCCCGGTTCTGATAGTAGCTCACGAACTGAACCAACTCCGTTTTCAGATTATACGTCACCGGCAGCCAGCGGGGATTAGGTGCTAACGGGTCGGCACCATCGCTACCCTCGGTGGACTGCTTACGTGCCATCCGTCGGCAGACGACGCTTAACAGGTCCTTGATCGTCATCACGTTCTCGAACGGGAATTGGTTGACGAACTGGTTCGGGTTGTTCTCGCTAAACTCGCGGAATGACTTGAAATGGCTTGTCATCCACAGGATGTCCGCTTCAGCCGGATCGCTCACGATCTCGTACGACGCATCCGTAAGGTATTGGTTGACGAGTTCGTACTGCGAGTATACCTTCAGCGGCCTGTTGCCATCGATCAGCGGTGGTGCTACATCCGGATTCGGAAGTGTTTCCTCGATGTGACCCGCTAGGAAATACTCCTTCGGAGGTTCCTGTTGCGCGAAATCTTCCTTCGCCAGCGTACTATAACGCCACGGTAACAGCAGTGCGTCACGTTCCTTCGATTGAATCGGAACGCCTTCGACACAGTCCCGATAGAGACTGTCTCCCTCGTCAATGTCCTCCGTAGGAAATAGCAGGCTGTACGTGATTCCCTCGGGAATGTGCATAAATGGCACCACGCGGCAGTTTGGTGTATCACCGTGCAGGATCGCACTGCCCACCTCGTCCATCACGTACCAAATCGGCATTCGATTCTCCACCGACAGGCCTTCCGCGTTTACCGAGTACGTGTTGCACCAGCGCCACATATCCTGGAGAATGCGCGGGATGTACACATTCGGCGGCACGTCGTCATCCTGCTGCAGGCCCATCATCACCGCCAGCCGGCTCACCAGCTCCGGATGCTCGTTGAGCAACTGCCGGGCATTGTCCGTTCGGAATGTCCACGCATGATCAATCAGGTAGATTTCGGTGGGGTCGGCCGTACTTAGACCGCCCTCCTTTGAAACCTGCAGTGTCCACACGGGATCCTCGGGCGAGCGTGGTTCATCTCCATAATCGAAGGCGAGCAGAGAGAAGGCCAGACCGGCATCGAACACTTGATCAGTCAGCTTACGGTACAATTCGGGCCAGTAGTGCTCCGGCACACCGGACGATTGCAGTTGAGGTTTGTGGGCAGCAATAAATGTTTCATAGTCCATGCTTGGGgacaaacttttccactttctAGTATCTTCGACACCGGTAACTGCACACACCCGCAACAAACGTGCCTCGCGCGATAAACACAACAAATGAgcgatttgacagctgtcacaTCCGATGGCAATATGATTCGTAGAACTGTAGGTACATGTGTCCCatttaaaattacaaaaatacagttttgatgttgtaaaaattagaaaaaggGTATAATTAATTCGAAGAGTCCGTGGTAATCTACAAAACCAGCATTTGGGTCCATTGCAGCACTATATCCGTAGTTGACGAAAGGCTCCGAGGGACTACTCGTTGGAAACGACAcggaaaattaaacttttttcgTAGAAATGTATAATTTCCTAAATCCCCCGAATTTCGCAGGAATCTAAAATCGTCGAAACAGTTTATTTGCATTTGGCCACAAATTGAAAttccaaaaatcaaaaaaaccatttgaaaaatcaaagtgATTTGATATTCGGATATTCAAATATGTAAAtatgaacatttatttttgttgcttttttgctCTACGACAGAGAATAACTTAGCACGTTCCATTAAATTTATTGGCTCGATTAATAAATACGCGTTCTTACAGAGTAACAGCAACGTTCGACTATGGATaagaatttttaaataaataaataaataaatgcaaaaacaattACCACCCTAAAAACCGTACCACTTGTCGATCGTGGATAAATACTGGCGGCTGATAATTCGATGCTGGAGGGCTTGATTAAAACTAGCAAAATCGttccgaaaaaagaaaacaacataattGTGGCACTTACATGATTCTCCAACAATACCCGCAGCGATGTGCGgcaattcaaacatttcacatttttacTGAAAAACGCTAACCTAATCAAGGCTCGAACGAACTGAACGATTTTCTCTAGGAGTATTCGATACGAAAAAGCTTTCCGCTTCTTATTTACTTAACTGGCTGGCAACACGAAATTCTAGGGAGTACATGATGATGGAGTAAATTAGTCGTACGCTCTTTACGTAGGGGGCTTTTCAGAGCTTTTGACTTTTAAACTACTTGTCTGCTTAAATCGTGGTTGTAAGTGGGGTGTATGATTCGTCAGTTGACTGCGATTCCACtaaaatgatgaaaacttCTACTTATTACGATCTATTCGCTAATTTTCTTTGCCCCTCTTTCTTCGTTATCAGGTACACCGGTAGCTAAGAGAATGCATatcaatttcatttcgtttcaatGTGATTAATACGTCCAATTATTTCTCTTTTACGACTCACTACTACTAGCAGCAATATCCTTTCGTATGTTAGCAGATTTCCTTTCCACTAcgattataataaaataaattaaacttacCGTGACTGGAATGTAGAGCAAAAGAAGGAATGAATTGAGTATCGTTAGTCAGTACGATGATGATCCTTAACACCGTCactttccgtttgttttgctaCAAAAACAGCAATGTATGGCCAGTGCCATGACACTTAACCCCGTGACATCCTATCGCACCATATGGATGCGCTTGGCATGCATGACCAGGTAGCGCTTCTGTTTCGTGCTAAACCCACATAACGGGCACTGGAACGGTTCCGTGGTGACGTGCGTTAGCTTGTGCTTCTGTAGACATTCGTTCGTGTTGAACTTTTTCTCGCACTCATTGCAGGCAAAGTTCCGTTCGTCCAGATGGATCAGCTCGTGGCTGACCAGATGATTCCGGAAGCGAAACTTTTTGTCGCAGAACCGGCAGCTAAACTGCAGCTTGTCGTCGTGCACGCGCATATGGTTGTACAGCGCGACGTTCGTCTTAAACCGCTTATCGCAAGTAGTACAGGCAAAGTTGCGCTCCCGCGAGTGTACGTTGGCGATGTGGTTGTTCAACAGCCGGCGGTTTCCGAACTTTTTCTCGCAAAAGCTACAATCAAACTTTTTGATGTTCAAATGCACCTGATTGACGTGATACGAGTAGGCGCTCCGGTTGGCGAGCGTCTTTTCGCAGATGTAACAGTAAAGCTTGCGACTCTCCACTCCCTTGAGCGCCTCCGGAACAACGACATCCTTCTcgtcattttctttgtttgtgcTTCCCTCGCCGGACTTCAATTCAGTCGTTTGCTGGCTACCTTCTGCCTCTTCAAGCTCTGCTTCCGGTTCATCTTCAATCTCGGGAACAGATCCGGACTCCACACTGCACTGTTCCGTATCGCCGGAAACACCGTTTGTAGGCTGTAGTAAACTAAGTGCGTGCATGGTCATGTGTTCGATAAGGATGGCCCGATCCAAATAGTTGTCGCATTGTTCACAGTGAAATATCTGATCCCAGTGCTGATCCTTCAGGTGATCCACAAGTGCGATCTGCGTATCGAATCTACGCGCTGCTGAGTTAGTTTTGCAAAATGTGCAAATAATCGTCCTCGAGCGGGGAGATGATTTTTggctaaaattaatgaaataaaaacaaagtaaaccCTGCTATTCAACCCATCCGCCAAACTCCTTGTTTACCTTCTCTTCGATTCTTGATCCTGTTGATGGGATTCTTCTTCCTGTGTTGCTGCAACTGCATTTTTCTCGGTGTCAACTACACTATCGGTTTCCATCGGATTTGGTTTATCATTCTTTTTGGCAACTGATCGCTCCTCTGCTTCCTCTACCTGCGGCTGATCCTTGCATGTCCTTAGAAGGGAAGCAAATCGCTGCTCCATAACACGACACTTTTCGAACAGATCGTGCCACTTGGTAATGATGTCCTTGCAGCAAAAACAGATCTTCGTTGGCAGGGTGTCATTTTCCTCGATATCAACGCTTAGATACTTTGCAATCTTTCCCCGCAGGTCGTTTTGGTAGCGCGAATGTACCGAGGTAAGATTTTCCTCTGATTTTCCACAGATGCGACAAATCGTTTTGAAATCGATTTCGACCATTTTGCAATCGGTCATGGCGGCAGTCGAACTGCTCGTACCATTACGAGAAGCATCCATTTTACGTTGATTATGGAGTCAGAGGGTCGTAGCACTGCCACAAACTGGTGTTTAGATAAAGTTTTCACATATTTATCGCAATTTCTTACTGCACACATTGATGTACCACCATTGTGACTGAcgataatttgttttccttgtctTCAGAGCGCCAATCGAGAATCACctttattttcaatgtttcttcTACAGGTTGTCTGTTCTAAGCACATTATGTCTGTAACGCATTGCACGTAATGGAACGTATGACAAATTTGGGTATACTTATATGAATCCGTGAACCATACTGAAATGGGTTGAAGTTGAACCTAGAGGTATAAACAACGTTACGTTTCATTTTGACTatggagtgttttttttcataattgctaaaataaaaaagtatagAAAATAGTTTCAAAATGTATTAGAATTTATTGTAACACTATCCCAACGCTTTCGCTGCATAcgattttcattgaaaattattgaaaatatcAGTTCCATGAACTATCGATTTCGAGATGGGTTCGAACCTACCTGGTTCATAGAGTGGAACTCTTGTCAAAACGTCAATAATGACAATAACCATTGTACGACACAATTTTTCCATACAGGCAGAGATACGGTGGAATGCAATtcgtgttttaaaatattaattgtGATCTCTTTAGTGTAGAAAGCTATGGTAAGTGTGCTTCAAATCTTGGATCATGTGTTTctcgaaatggaaaacctCAATTCATGTGTATGGCTTCATTTGAACGATACAAAGCAATCTCTGCCCATGACGTCATCAATTGATATCGGGCTCGAAACCCAAAGCAAATAATGAAGCTAATCGGTGTAAAGCATACATATTTCTTAACTTTTATTCCTTTGGTCCACCTTCAGTTGCAGTTTATGTTACTATTCAGCCGGCAAGGCAAGCTAAGGCTGCAAAAATGGTATGTCGCACACTCGGACAAGGTCAAGAAGAAGATCACCCGGGAACTAATTACGACAATCCTGTCCCGTAAGCCCAAAATGTGCTCCTTTTTGGAATGGAAAGACTGTACTATCGTTTACAAGAGGTAGTGTTTGTCCCATGCTACGACCAACTGTTGTGTAATGTTGCTTTTGCTCCCCAGATATGCGAGCTTGTACTTTTGCTGTGCTATTGAACAAAATGATAACGAGCTgctaacgctagaagtaattCACCGGTATGTGGAGCTGCTGGACAAATACTTCGGTAGTGTAAGTATAGATCGTTCAGTCATCGGAAAGATCGTATAATCCTCAAATCTTGCGTTTCAGGTATGTGAGCTGGACATCATTTTCAACTTTGAAAAGGCTTACTTCATACTAGATGAGCTGTTAGTGGGAGGCGAGATACAGGAAACCTCAAAAAAGAACGTCCTCAAGGCAATAGCTGCGCAAGATGTGCTCCAAGAGGTCAGTACTCCAGATGATTCTTACGATATATAACAACATTATGCCAGAAAGTAACACCGATGCCGTCGAATCTAGACTCTTGCCAATATCATctcacgaaaacaaacaaaagaagctCCGCAGACCACAGACATGAAATGATGCCTTACATAAATGaccatttaaatatttacaatcAGAAACGCTATTCACGCTAGACAAGCTCCTACATGTTGCTCCGCAGTTCAATACGCTAAAACTTTGAATTTATCCAAACAATAAGCTAGCTTCTGTTTTGTGCAGTTTGAATTTATTCTGTTACTGCTTACCAAACAATCGTTCATGATGTACAAAAGACTTCAAAAATTCCCACCAGCTTTTACAAATCATTTATGCTCAACAACAGTTGTGTCGGTTGGTTGCgtaggattttgtttttaatttacaattaAGCGTGCTACTGTTTAAGTTAAatcttgtttgtgttttttgttgatttgtatttatttgttttgtcctttgatttgtttgctacCCCTCCAAAGGCTGTGAGCCTTTAAGAatctaccattttttttttttgttaataatcAAAGCATCAGAATCGCCAAATTGTGAACTTGTCCAATACcaaaaaatattactttttcgttattgcttttattttgtctCTATTCTCCACCACGTTTTTGcgcgaattttgtttttaaactgaTTATGTTGGAGCTCGAAAGTGTGGTGTGGCTACCGCTTCTGGCTAGAATGCTAAGGGTTGAGAAAAGAAATATGTATACATATAGATTCAATATCTTAGCAGAAGAAGCGGGAGCATTGGGAAACTCAGAGTTCCTCAGAATTTCCATTGCAAAAATCCAGAGGATCTAGAAGTGCCTCAGTAATGTAGTATTTTAATTCATTCTTACAATCTAGAGTATTACAGTaagatattttttgtttcaaataacaGCATCCCGTCCGCATCGTCAGGTTGTACCGGATGTTTCTTgtaaaccataaaaaagaatATCCTCTTGCATCGTGTCGTAGTCCGTCCATCTATCTATATGCCACTCTAGCTCTTTACTCGTAGTGTCTTGCTCGTGTCGGTTGCATTGAAGAAGCATGTATGGAATGCGCTACTAATACGTTGTTGGGTGGGTAGAATAGTACTAGGTAGCTTATGTTTCTCTAAACTTATTTTGTCGCGTCTTATAttctatatatatatttatacatATATTATTCCCTAAATTCTACCATGTTACAACTTCTAAGCTATATGAATACAACGTTTTTCAGTTAATTTCGACAATTGAGTTAAAAAATGTATCGAATAtcatttttacttgttttatgCATAGTTGACggagttgaaattttgtttgatttttctgttcCGTATGTGCAGCGAAATGATACTTTTAATCGCATCTCCGTTTATTTAGCCTTTCCTGTTATCCTGCAATGAAAGGTTATCGCTATTTTAGGAGCGTTTCCCGTTGCTTAATCATTGCTTTGGCCACGACTGTGAATCATTAGACTCTGCTTCTACTCCTTTATCGTTGGCAATgaatatgaatttttaaacacttttttctatctttctctcttccctttttctcttttcgtgGTTTTTCAAATAACAATTGGGACGTTTCCGAAACGTTCAAATGTGACCAATTGGATACCATGTTACTATATTCAATCACGATGACAACTCCTATCGAACTCAATGATCTTTCACTGATCTTCGTCCTACTTTTTGATAGGACTTGAACGAAAACCTAAACTGACAATCACCTACTTCCAGTACGTAGTGTTCGTTTTCTATCTATAGCATGTAGTTAATGCTTTCTCTTTAGTCTGCCCAGGTCGTGTCATGAATTTGTCGCTTGTGAATTGtggaaaatacattttcattccgcCTCCGTAGTGCCTACGCTCTAGTTGTCTTCCTTTTGGACTAGTGAAATTCCACTACCGTTTGGTTGGTGTataataaacattttgaaattaatccaTTACTATGCAGGCCGACGAAAAATCTGTGCAAAAATAGTctgtacattttattttcatttctttttctttcacctttcTTGCACACCAACAAAACGCAGCAAAAGGAATTGGAGTGTTAATGCAAAATGTATACATTCAATAGTGAAGATATTGGagtgatttttttaattcggAGAAATTTGTAAAAGGGGATTATCTCTCTAAGTGTCACCGGTATCGAAGTAAAAACAGTATACAAAATTGAAACACTAATACTCCTTGCTTATAGTGTAAGGCATTTCCATTATCAATGGTTAACGATCGTTCGTCGCTGTACTTTCCGGGACACCGGTTCTGGGTTTTACAGGAGCGACGGGTTGAGCTTCTTCGTACTCTTCAGCTACAAGCCAAGAGCGTTTTGCAATCTTCAGCACTTCAGCAACAAGCGCATACTCACCTTGAAAGCTATGGCTGTAAATATGCAACGGATTGGAACCCAAGAATTCCTATCAACCTAATGTATGTTGCTTCGTTCGTTTCTGTTCCATTTCGCTGCTCATGTTTTTGCGAATCAATAGCGATTTATTCTTCTCTTGTCGTATGTTCATTAGAAGTTACATTGTCTTGTTTGGTGTTATTGCAAGTTCACGCCGTTTGTGAAACTCCCGGGGCTTAACTTGATCTTTCCAATTGCATCTTTCGTTCATTACTACTGTCTTCCATCTCTTTTCCGGATACTGGAGCCAGGTATGGTGCTTGGTTGATAAGACATAAAAAGAGGGCTTTCGAATTCATTTGTAAAttgcgtttcattttttttcgctttagtATGGCTTCAAAAAATAGACGCTCAATTTGGTTGGCTATTTTTGAACCCATCTCGACACTTTTCTAACTTTGTTGCAGGTCTTAGATGATgaagattattttttgttgtactaATTTCAAACCCCTTCCGCGGAAATCGACTTGGAGTCTGCCCAGCCGCCTTTGCCCTATGGTGAATGTGCTAGACTTCTCTCTCTATTCAAGACACTACCTCGCCCAACGAGCTCATTACAAAACACCACAAATCGGACTGTTTTTTTCAGTTGGCAGCACAATGACTGCCATGCGAGAGGATTTCCTTTTTATGCTTTCTAGAATTAGTCCTGGCTTAACAGCGAGCGTAGCAAAAATTATATATTGAGGATAAGAACTAATAGAACCATGATCCAAACCACGTCACAACCGACTAGCGATAGGTACTTTAAGAGAATAGAAAATTAGTAGATAATTTGTTTCGGTCCTCCTTTCGAAGTTTTACTGTTTAAGTCGCAGACGCAATGAAAGAGTTCTTTATCGATCGTAGCTGGAGTGATGTGGACAGATGTggtaacacaaacacacagacacacaccacACACGTCCAACATACTGTCTCGGTAGGAACCGGATAGTAAAACAACGCAATTTTAGTTATCATGAGTGTAGTTCCAAATGttagaaaacaaacagaacctATTTAAACAGCACTTCTCTTACCTACAACTAAGCCCTAATAAACATCTAACACGTGACACGTGCAACAACGTTTACGCTTCTTCTTATAGACAACAACCACACACCACCCGATTTTGTCCACCCATCTGACACAAACAATATTTCTACCTCTTGTCGTTGTTatgccggtttgttttttaccaCACTACCATTCGTTTAGGGACGATTACCCTTAAGAGTTATTCGTGACCTGAGGTCTTAGCTATCACTATCGTTTCCTCTTTCTACAAACCTTACACTTTCTTCTctagatgtttggatgtatAAATTTTCTACACTTTGCAGTcgtttcatgttttcaattttgaagcaaaaattTGCAGATATGTTGTACATTATATTTTTAGTTCCATTTTGGCATCCAATACACAACAAAAGGCACATTTATTAAATTCTAGGTCATTTTTTTTAGCAACTCCTGATAAGTTATTGCAGGAATAGCACCCTCA from Anopheles coustani chromosome 3, idAnoCousDA_361_x.2, whole genome shotgun sequence harbors:
- the LOC131272008 gene encoding tubulin--tyrosine ligase-like protein 12 — protein: MDYETFIAAHKPQLQSSGVPEHYWPELYRKLTDQVFDAGLAFSLLAFDYGDEPRSPEDPVWTLQVSKEGGLSTADPTEIYLIDHAWTFRTDNARQLLNEHPELVSRLAVMMGLQQDDDVPPNVYIPRILQDMWRWCNTYSVNAEGLSVENRMPIWYVMDEVGSAILHGDTPNCRVVPFMHIPEGITYSLLFPTEDIDEGDSLYRDCVEGVPIQSKERDALLLPWRYSTLAKEDFAQQEPPKEYFLAGHIEETLPNPDVAPPLIDGNRPLKVYSQYELVNQYLTDASYEIVSDPAEADILWMTSHFKSFREFSENNPNQFVNQFPFENVMTIKDLLSVVCRRMARKQSTEGSDGADPLAPNPRWLPVTYNLKTELVQFVSYYQNRAQRGMDNHWIIKPWNLARTLDTHITDNLSKIMRLQQTGPKIAQKYIEHPVLFERAELEASVKFDIRYVLLVKSVDEPCAYVYTNFFLRFANKPFQLDDFDDYEKHFTVMNYGQYTLRHMKCDEFVRCWLTQYPRHPWDQIETDICDMLKEMLLGATKLGPPCGIGTSAQSRALYAVDLMLEWTEAGTKVQPKLLEVNFTPDCQRACEYYPEFYNDVFNLLFLDQENLDVFRRIV
- the LOC131272011 gene encoding gastrula zinc finger protein XlCGF57.1-like codes for the protein MDASRNGTSSSTAAMTDCKMVEIDFKTICRICGKSEENLTSVHSRYQNDLRGKIAKYLSVDIEENDTLPTKICFCCKDIITKWHDLFEKCRVMEQRFASLLRTCKDQPQVEEAEERSVAKKNDKPNPMETDSVVDTEKNAVAATQEEESHQQDQESKRSQKSSPRSRTIICTFCKTNSAARRFDTQIALVDHLKDQHWDQIFHCEQCDNYLDRAILIEHMTMHALSLLQPTNGVSGDTEQCSVESGSVPEIEDEPEAELEEAEGSQQTTELKSGEGSTNKENDEKDVVVPEALKGVESRKLYCYICEKTLANRSAYSYHVNQVHLNIKKFDCSFCEKKFGNRRLLNNHIANVHSRERNFACTTCDKRFKTNVALYNHMRVHDDKLQFSCRFCDKKFRFRNHLVSHELIHLDERNFACNECEKKFNTNECLQKHKLTHVTTEPFQCPLCGFSTKQKRYLVMHAKRIHMVR
- the LOC131272013 gene encoding AP-1 complex subunit sigma-2 isoform X1, with the translated sequence MLQFMLLFSRQGKLRLQKWYVAHSDKVKKKITRELITTILSRKPKMCSFLEWKDCTIVYKRYASLYFCCAIEQNDNELLTLEVIHRYVELLDKYFGSVCELDIIFNFEKAYFILDELLVGGEIQETSKKNVLKAIAAQDVLQEDETPQGFFEDHGLG
- the LOC131272013 gene encoding AP-1 complex subunit sigma-2 isoform X2 → MLQFMLLFSRQGKLRLQKWYVAHSDKVKKKITRELITTILSRKPKMCSFLEWKDCTIVYKRYASLYFCCAIEQNDNELLTLEVIHRYVELLDKYFGSVCELDIIFNFEKAYFILDELLVGGEIQETSKKNVLKAIAAQDVLQEDEAADGALRDIGLL